Part of the Tumebacillus sp. BK434 genome is shown below.
CCATTCTAACAAGAGCAGGATCAGGATGGAGAGTGCGGCCAGCACCACCGCAACCCCATTGGCGGCGACAAAATGGAAATTCTCCACTTCCTGATAGACCAGCGTAGTCGCCGTCTGTGTTTTGTTGATGATGTTCCCCGATACGACAAGCACAGCGCCAAACTCACCGAGCGAGCGGGCGACGGTCAGCACCACGCCGTACAGCACGCCGAAGCGGATCGACGGCCAGGTGACGCGCCGAAAGGTCAGCCAGCCGGACGCGCCCAGTGTGTAGGCGGCCTCTTCCTGATCGGTGCCAGCCTCCTGCAGCACCGGCATCACTTCGCGCACCATCAGCGGGAAGGTGACAAACAACGTGGCGATGATCATGCCCGGCAAGGCAAAGACGATCTGGGCGCCGATGCTCTCAAAAAACGTCCCCAGCACCGTCTGCGGGCCGAACAAGAGCAGGATCATCAGCCCGCCGATGACCGGCGAGACGGCAAAGGGCAGATCGACCATCGAGTTCAACACCTGCCGTATTCGGCGGTTCCACCGCGTGCCGC
Proteins encoded:
- a CDS encoding sulfate ABC transporter permease subunit; the encoded protein is MRKGLILLTYLFFLALLIVPLGKMIASAGAYGLSGLLEVLSSREVLHALYLSGLIAVIVTLLNTLFGVGLALLLVRGTRWNRRIRQVLNSMVDLPFAVSPVIGGLMILLLFGPQTVLGTFFESIGAQIVFALPGMIIATLFVTFPLMVREVMPVLQEAGTDQEEAAYTLGASGWLTFRRVTWPSIRFGVLYGVVLTVARSLGEFGAVLVVSGNIINKTQTATTLVYQEVENFHFVAANGVAVVLAALSILILLLLEWAKHRKEGIFHADSGT